gaggcggtgctcgaTTTTCTTCTCCGTGTCGTCGTGGTGCTTTTTGGTGTCCTCCTGTGAGTTCCAGGAGCACGggagagccgcagcagcaagagaaggGCAACGTGGAGCGCGACACTcatgggagggggagcggggTCACAAGGGTGCacgcgcccacacgcacgagcatgcgcacacgtgaCGCACGTATGCCCGACGTATGGTCGGCCTTCATGCCTCAGAGagcttccctccttccccagTCCGTCttgccctctcctccgctgcctcccCCGACCCCACACGCCCTTGCACGGTGGGGGTGTCCTcttgtgcacgcgcacgcaccgtgCATGAGGAGcacagaaagaggaggagcgagtgCTGTCATCGTTTCTCCTGGTTCGTGCATGCAtctgtgcgccgctgctgtgcgcacaGACGCTGTCCTCTGGCCTCCCCGGTGCGCTTGCTCATCAGCTTGCCTGATTCCTACCCCGCCCCCCTGCAGCCACCCCCTGTGGCGCctcgccccccacccctcgcccttctccgtTCAAGTAGTCCATgaggcgtgtgtgagggaggagaggcagcgacgagggccAAAGGGcacgcgagagagaagcgccAGAAAGACGCGCGATCTCAGCTATGGGGTATGGATGGGGGTGGGACGGAGGCGGGTGACCGAtgcggcgtggcgctgcgttTCCCGTCCTTCGCGCGAGGGCATCGGTTTCCCCCGCCCGCCTTTGCGTTTGCCTGCCCCCTCCGTTTTgcccgctctcctctctcctcccctccccccccccgctgaTTCTCCGGCCTGCGGCGACCGTGTGGGCATCTTGCTGCGTCCTTTGCTTCTTCACTTCGCAAAGGTGCGTCGGgtgagcgggaggggggcgatGTCGAGGAGATAGTGAAGGCgaggggcagagaggggggaagggggcatGGGCGGGCTTGTCGGTGCCATGCGTGCGTTGCTCACCACAAAGGGCAGATCGCGGTACCGATGAAAACAGCAAAAATGAAGAAAGCACAGAAGGACGAAAAGAGACACACCGGGGAGAGACCGTGTGAAAACAAACTCGACTTTTTTGGCCACGTGTCGTTCTGCCATGAGCAAGGCAGCAGACCCTCCCAtacactgcagcagcgcaccccgCCTCCTTCCGCTCTTGGCTGCCTACTCCTGTTCGTTCGCGTCTTTTGGTTTTTCCGGTGCTTCTGCTTCTTCCGTTTCCTCCGACTTTGTACTCTCACTGTCCTGCTTGGCCTCTaatggcagcagcaagaaGAAGATGGCGATGATATCCAGCACCCAGGCCACCAATAAGAGACCAAAGCCGATACCAAAGCGGAAGCCCTTGTCCAGAACCATGCAAACAGTGCCATCATCGATGTGGTAGGACGACACCATCAGCACCCAGACGACGCACacggtgccgatgccgaCGATGTTGAGGGCCACGCAGACGCGACGAAGAACGGGGCAGCACCACAGCAAAATCAAGCCCAGAACGAACGCAGAGAGATACACGGCGAGTGAGATGACATCAAACGCCTGAGCAAGGAGGAAAcggtcgcggcggctcgGGCAATTCTTCCACAGCACCCTCGTCTTCATGATGTACTCTGTGCCCAAGCACACCTTCTGTAAACCCCATAGCGTCACacaagcgctgccgccgaagacCCCGCCCTTCACCTCGCGAAACATGTCGAACGGCGTAGCCACCACCAAACAAAGCAACGCGAGGAACTGGAGGATCACGTAGATCAGAACGCCGATATGGGAATACATCTTCGCAAAGGCGCAGCAAACAAAAAGGTGAGGCGGAGATGGGCAGGAGAAGCGATGGCACAGGGGGTCGAGATGGCGCGACAGAGctgacgaggagggaggcggggggcGAGTGTGGGAGGGGTGTGAGAGCGAAAGAGAGTCGAGTCTTGGCAAAGGGATGTCTGTTGTCgttgcgtgtgcacgcgcatggTGTTGTTTTGCATTGGTTCGCGCGTGTTCGTTttgagagggggagggatgggaGATGTGAGCGGGAgtgaaaagagggagagacggggagagaaatgtggggggaggggggaggcagtGGTGAGGAGACAGGCAAGTGGCACTGCGAGGCGTGCACAGCGGGAGCGCATGGGCCATTTGCcggcatgcacacaagcatcaggagagggggaaggtgCATGCGAGACAtgccgcaacggcagcgagcagGAGACCGAAGCGCAAGGGAAGGGGGCCAGGCGGAGAGGACAGGGTGCATTGCCTGCTACCCTCCGGGCAagccctgcccctccccctcccacgccCCTCACCTGTCGGCTTCCCTCCCACCTCGCTGACCcccgcctgcgccgcgtctgctgcgctgtgcagTCGTCTCGCACCGGAAACAGCCCGCGAACCCCCAGcgtgctcctcttcctcccctctccgcctttGCTCCCTCTCGGTAGCGCAAAaacggcgctgcgcacagcgaggacgagggaCGAGAGAAGGCCGGCGCGAAGGGCCGCCGTTGCAGAACGTATCGCCTGGAGTCTCCTGTTGCTCTTCTTCGCGTCGTCGTAGGAGCGCCTGTGGCAGGCCTTTGGAGAGGCGTGTGCagaggaagcagcggcacacacacacacacacacgcgcaccgccttcgTCGCGGCCCTCACATGCGGCaccccaccgctgccaccgctgcgacaAGCCGCCAACACCGCTCACCCCGCTCACTGCAggcaacagagagagagagacgcggcgGATAAAGGCGGAAGGTAAGCGCACAGAGACTGCACCACAGAAAAGGGGAAGAACGCCAAAGAGCAGGTGTGAGAAGCAGCGACCCCGCATGCGCGCGATTGCGCGAGGAGGGCAAGGGGGTGAGTCGCAGCGTGTGAGAGTGCCCCTACATCGGTGTCCACTCCCATGCACcccctcacacgcacgcgctcgcacaggtccccagcaccaccacctcacctCACCGCGCGTCTACAGCAAGAAGCGCCGGGAGGCGGCGGGGAAAAGCCTGTCGCGGAACAGCCGCGCATCCCTTACGGGACCGTCCAACACAACGTCCCCCAGCGCCGcactgcgcggcgccgccgtgtctCCGCCGGCGTGCTGGCCAGCGTCGTAGGGGGCTggcggagagctgctgcagcgcggcccGCAGCACCGGGCCGTCGGCGCACGTCGCCTGCAGCTGACTCGCATGTCGTGCCGCCGGGACGCGGCGCGGATGCACGGCGGCAAGCAGCTCGGCCAAACCGTTGCCGCTCGCTGCAGTGATGTTGATCAGATGATTGCGACTGACGGCGTCggtggtgtgctgcgtgcAGGCGAGCGCCTGCTCGCGGCTGGGCACGGGCCCCATGCAGCAGTCCCGGCGCGGCAGTCAAGCGGTCGCCATGCGGAGCGACTCCATGGGCGCACGCCCGCCGCAAACTACTGCCCCCGCGCAGCCTCAGCATGACCAACGGCGCCTCGCCCTTCGCAGCCTTCGCCATCCGACATGCACCCTCCCACGGAGTCCACGCCGAGCGCCTCGACGCTGCGAGGCCTGCCCTGCGTGCCGCGGACGCCGACGTGCGCGAGCCGCGCCcgcttctccagcgccgcgcggcggGAATGCAACGGCACCACCTGCGTCAGCGCacggcgcaccaccgccccctcaTCCTTGCGCTTCACGGCGAAGGCCCCACcgagcggcgccagcacaccCTCGCCCTTCGATGACTGGGCGGCCTTCGAGGTGGCCTCGATGGCTGTCTTGAGTTGGcggccccgctgccgccgccgctacgcgCGCAGGCTCGTCGTGAAGACGCAACACACCACAGACACGCCGGCAATGCAGCTGATGGCGCCCTCGTACTTGGCCAGGGGCACGGCGGAAATTCCtctccgccacccctccccggTGCAGCATGCGGATCGCCTTGCGGCGGTCGCGCTCCCGCGGCGCCTtctcgccaacgccgccccGCTCGAGCTCCGACACAAACACAACCTTCGAGACATCCACCTGCACCAGCCGTCACATCCGCTCCacccgccagcagcggctaAAGAGCATGAgcacggcggcctcgccgccgcgcgggtcgcgcacgcagcagcgcagccaaCTCACCTGCCCCAGCAGCTTCGCGCTGTGGAACAGCTTCCCCGGCGGCCCCCGCGCCGCCATGCGCTCACGTACCGCAGAGGGCTCCGCTTCGCCAGTGCCCATCACCGGGCCCCACGTCGCATTGCCGCTCCAGCTGGCGATGGCGCTCTTCACGTGCATGCCGGgctgcgccacagcggcgGGGCGGTCCTCGAATGCATTTGCCGGGTGCGTGGGGCGCACACAGATCAGCAGGCCCTCCAGGCTGTCCCACAGCTCTTTCGTAGACGGTGGAGGCCGGGCCGGGCCGTAGCTCCACTGGCTGCGCTGGCCAGGGCGCAACAACGCGGAATGTGCCCCGTCACAGCAAGCGATCGAGGCGGGCGAGCAATCAGAATAAAAAACAAGAGACCTTAGGCAATGCGGAtgcggcaccaccacacgcagcagcagcagcggcagcacagcctGTGCCACGTGCCGCGCACAGGCGAATGCCGGCGACGCCTCTCAGTATTGCGTTTCGCCAACATAAGAGACTGAACACATTTAGGGGCGCATGTGAGTTCCTGGTTGTGGTGTGCGGGCGCCTGCGTTCACTTCCGGGTTGCTAGCCCGCCATCACCGTGTCTCTCCCAGAAGCACCCATGCAGGCGGGCGCGAAGGGGCAAGCAGCGACGAGAGGGGCAGATGAAAAGGCGTGAATACAAAAAggggctgcgctgccggatggcacacacacgtatagGTTGCACGCGGGCAtgtatacacacatatatgtgtgtatacgGGCATGCACCGGCATACGagaacgcacgcacgcacacgcacatggcACAGCCCTACCAtttggcagcggcaacggacTCAGCACTCactccccccttcctctcggacaagggtgggggtggcaacggcggcgctgacgctgtTGGGGTCGACGAGTCGGAGAGCGAAAGCGAGAACTCAATAAAGCAAACACGTGCGGGTGCACCTAGTGCGAATAAGATAAAAAGCAATCAAcagaaaaaggaggagggaaatAAAggcccacgcacgcgctctgTCCTTGCAAGCGAGGGCAGCAGGGTGCGGtcgggggagagggaaacaAGGCGTGAGGTGTTTTGCTGGtttgtacgcgtgtgtgtgtttttccTTATTGCTATTACCTTTTTGACCTCCGGTCTCGCTTGCCTGTCAGAAGCAATGAAGGATTCCCCTTCGTTGGCACCCCGCCCCTCTGCCACGGGCAAGTCGGCAAAGGCAAGCATTCGACCACAGCTCACACGCCCCTCTGTCGCACTGCGGCTACATCCGAGTCGGCCAGGACGAGCAGTCTGCCGTCGAATCGGACCATGCATCTAGCAGGATCCTCCTGCCCTTGCTCGTCCCTTCCTCGCACGCatgccgcgccatcggcgacacacgcacatgggTGGGCTGCATGCCTTGATCCAAGAGAGCCGCGCCCAgcgtcctgctcgagggcggaagcggtcGCGTCTGTCGTGGAGCCGGCAGGGGGTGGTCGAGGTGCATGCCGGGCGAGCGCAGAGAGGAAGTTGGCCGGATtcaggccagggccctccgATACCCTGTACACTTGCCTgtctgccgcgccgctcccTCAATCGCTTCAAACAGCTGCATTTCATACGATGGTGTGGAGACTCTTCACATTGGAGTCTGGAGGATTTGACGTTGTAAATGAAACGATGAAGAAACAAGCACGGAAAAAGcacgagagaggcggagaggtaAAAGGACACAAGGagcgcaggcacaggcacacaggcacggaCGGACTCGGGTCACGAAGAGCAACAGAAATGCAGCCCTGTCTCCCTTCCGCTTTCCTCACGTCTGTGTACCGACCCTATCCGCTTTGTGTGCCGTCGTTCGATTGCCCACCTtcctgtgcctgcgcgcctgtgctgctgccgttgcacgcgccttttcccctcctccgctgtaTTGCTGTCGCCTTTCGTTCCGTTTTTTCATCCTCTCCATCAGCCTGTCGCCTGCGCACAGAGCGAAACAGAaacaagggcagcagcgcacaacgacaacaagagagaaaaggcagagaggcacacgcacgcacaagtcCATACGAAGTTTCTGCGGAGGAacgagagaagaaagcgagaagcgacagaaagaaaaaataATAATGAAAACgacaaagaaaacgaaaacgcgGGGCAGCAAGCTGCAAACAACAGAAGCGAGAAAAGAAAACCACGACAGCAGAGGAGAtcgaggcggtgctcgaTTTTCTTCTCCGTGTCGTCGTGGTGCTTTTTGGTGTCCTCCTGTGAGTTCCAGGAGCACGggagagccgcagcagcaagagaaggGCAACGTGGAGCGCGACACTcatgggagggggagcggggTCACAAGGGTGCacgcgcccacacgcacgagcatgcgcacacgtgaCGCACGTATGCCCGACGTATGGTCGGCCTTCATGCCTCAGAGagcttccctccttccccagTCCGTCttgccctctcctccgctgcctcccCCGACCCCACACGCCCTTGCACGGTGGGGGTGTCCTcttgtgcacgcgcacgcaccgtgCATGAGGAGcacagaaagaggaggagcgagtgCTGTCATCGTTTCTCCTGGTTCGTGCATGCAtctgtgcgccgctgctgtgcgcacaGACGCTGTCCTCTGGCCTCCCCGGTGCGCTTGCTCATCAGCTTGCCTGATTCCTACCCCGCCCCCCTGCAGCCACCCCCTGTGGCGCctcgccccccacccctcgcccttctccgtTCAAGTAGTCCATgaggcgtgtgtgagggaggagaggcagcgacgagggccAAAGGGcacgcgagagagaagcgccAGAAAGACGCGCGATCTCAGCTATGGGGTATGGATGGGGGTGGGACGGAGGCGGGTGACCGAtgcggcgtggcgctgcgttTCCCGTCCTTCGCGCGAGGGCATCGGTTTCCCCCGCCCGCCTTTGCGTTTGCCTGCCCCCTCCGTTTTgcccgctctcctctctcctcccctccccccccccgctgaTTCTCCGGCCTGCGGCGACCGTGTGGGCATCTTGCTGCGTCCTTTGCTTCTTCACTTCGCAAAGGTGCGTCGGgtgagcgggaggggggcgatGTCGAGGAGATAGTGAAGGCgaggggcagagaggggggaagggggcatGGGCGGGCTTGTCGGTGCCATGCGTGCGTTGCTCACCACAAAGGGCAGATCGCGGTACCGATGAAAACAGCAAAAATGAAGAAAGCACAGAAGGACGAAAAGAGACACACCGGGGAGAGACCGTGTGAAAACAAACTCGACTTTTTTGGCCACGTGTCGTTCTGCCATGAGCAAGGCAGCAGACCCTCCCAtacactgcagcagcgcaccccgCCTCCTTCCGCTCTTGGCTGCCTACTCCTGTTCTCGGTACTCGTCCGACTTTGTACTCTCACTGTCCTGCTTGGCCTCTaatggcagcagcaagaaGAAGATGTCGATGATATCCAGCACCCaggcaaacaaaaagagacCGAAGCCGGCACCAAACACGTAGTCTCTTCTCAGAGCCAAGcacttctctccctctgtgttGTAGACCTTCACCATCAGCACCCAGACGACGCACacggtgccgatgccgaCGATGTTGAGGGCCAGGCAGACCCAGCGAAAggcagagcagcaccacagcaAAAACAAGCCAAAAAGGAACGCTGCGCCGTACACAAAGACGGAGATCACAGCAAACGCCTGAGCAACATGAAAACGTTTGACGCGCGTCGGGCAATACCTCCACCGGGTGTCCACGTCAATGCCTACTTTGACATTCCTGCAGTCCGGCTTTGCGCCCCATAACGTCACGCAAACACGGCCGCCAAAACGGATCGAGGGATCAATGCGAAACATGTCAAGCGGTATACCCACcagcaacgaaaagaaggcgaggaaCTGGAGGACCACGTATACAACAAGGGCAAGTTTAAAAGCCATTTTTCTGATCTCCCGGCAAACAAATGTGAGAGAGGTGAGGCGGAGATGGGCAGGAGAAGCGATGGCACAGGGGGTCGAGATGGCGCGACAGAGctgacgaggagggaggcggggggcGAGTGTGGGAGGGGTGTGAGAGCGAAAGAGAGTCGAGTCTTGGCAAAGGGATGTCTGTTGTCgttgcgtgtgcacgcgcatggTGTTGTTTTGCATTGGTTCGCGCGTGTTCGTTttgagagggggagggatgggaGATGTGAGCGGGAgtgaaaagagggagagacggggagagaaatgtggggggaggggggaggcagtGGTGAGGAGACAGGCAAGTGGCACTGCGAGGCGTGCACAGCGGGAGCGCATGGGCCATTTGCcggcatgcacacaagcatcaggagagggggaaggtgCATGCGAGACAtgccgcaacggcagcgagcagGAGACCGAAGCGCAAGGGAAGGGGGCCAGGCGGAGAGGACAGGGTGCATTGCCTGCTACCCTCCGGGCAagccctgcccctccccctcccacgccCCTCACCTGTCGGCTTCCCTCCCACCTCGCTGACCcccgcctgcgccgcgtctgctgcgctgtgcagTCGTCTCGCACCGGAAACAGCCCGCGAACCCCCAGcgtgctcctcttcctcccctctccgcctttGCTCCCTCTCGGTAGCGCAAAaacggcgctgcgcacagcgaggacgagggaCGAGAGAAGGCCGGCGCGAAGGGCCGCCGTTGCAGAACGTATCGCCTGGAGTCTCCTGTTGCTCTTCTTCGCGTCGTCGTAGGAGCGCCTGTGGCAGGCCTTTGGAGAGGCGTGTGCagaggaagcagcggcacacacacacacacgcgcaccgccttcgTCGCGGCCCTCACATGCGGCaccccaccgctgccaccgctgcgacaAGCCGCCAACACCGCTCACCCCGCTCACTGCAggcaacagagagagagagacgcggcgGATAAAGGCGGAAGGTAAGCGCACAGAGACTGCACCACAGAAAAGGGGAAGAACGCCAAAGAGCAGGTGTGAGAAGCAGCGACCCCGCATGCGCGCGATTGCGCGAGGAGGGCAAGGGGGTGAGTCGCAGCGTGTGAGAGTGCCCCTACATCGGTGTCCACTCCCATGCACcccctcacacgcacgcgctcgcacaggtccccagcaccaccacctcacctCACCGCGCGTCTACAGCAAGAAGCGCCGGGAGGCGGCGGGGAAAAGCCTGTCGCGGAACAGCCGCGCATCCCTTACGGGACCGTCCAACACAACGTCCCCCAGCGCCGcactgcgcggcgccgccgtgtctCCGCCGGCGTGCTGGCCAGCGTCGTAGGGGGCTggcggagagctgctgcagcgcggcccGCAGCACCGGGCCGTCGGCGCACGTCGCCTGCAGCTGACTCGCATGTCGTGCCGCCGGGACGCGGCGCGGATGCACGGCGGCAAGCAGCTCGGCCAAACCGTTGCCGCTCGCTGCAGTGATGTTGATCAGATGATTGCGACTGACGGCGTCggtggtgtgctgcgtgcAGGCGAGCGCCTGCTCGCGGCTGGGCACGGGCCCCATGCAGCAGTCCCGGCGCGGCAGTCAAGCGGTCGCCATGCGGAGCGACTCCATGGGCGCACGCCCGCCGCAAACTACTGCCCCCGCGCAGCCTCAGCATGAGCAACGGCGCCTCGCCCTTCGCAGCCTTCGCCATCCGACATGCACCCTCCCACGGAGTCCACGCCGAGCGCCTCGACGCTGCGAGGCCTGCCCTGCGTGCCGCGGACGCCGACGTGCGCGAGCCGCGCCcgcttctccagcgccgcgcggcggGAATGCAACGGCACCACCTGCGTCAGCGCacggcgcaccaccgccccctcaTCCTTGCGCTTCACGGCGAAGGCCCCACcgagcggcgccagcacaccCTCGCCCTTCGATGACTGGGCGGCCTTCGAGGTGGCCTCGATGGCTGTCTTGAGTTGGcggccccgctgccgccgccgcta
The sequence above is drawn from the Leishmania infantum JPCM5 WGS CACT00000000 data, contig 40, whole genome shotgun sequence genome and encodes:
- a CDS encoding amastin, putative, with the protein product MYSHIGVLIYVILQFLALLCLVVATPFDMFREVKGGVFGGSACVTLWGLQKVCLGTEYIMKTRVLWKNCPSRRDRFLLAQAFDVISLAVYLSAFVLGLILLWCCPVLRRVCVALNIVGIGTVCVVWVLMVSSYHIDDGTVCMVLDKGFRFGIGFGLLLVAWVLDIIAIFFLLLPLEAKQDSESTKSEETEEAEAPEKPKDANEQE
- a CDS encoding amastin, putative, producing the protein MRVHTQRQQTSLCQDSTLFRSHTPPTLAPRLPPRQLCRAISTPCAIASPAHLRLTSLTFVCREIRKMAFKLALVVYVVLQFLAFFSLLVGIPLDMFRIDPSIRFGGRVCVTLWGAKPDCRNVKVGIDVDTRWRYCPTRVKRFHVAQAFAVISVFVYGAAFLFGLFLLWCCSAFRWVCLALNIVGIGTVCVVWVLMVKVYNTEGEKCLALRRDYVFGAGFGLFLFAWVLDIIDIFFLLLPLEAKQDSESTKSDEYREQE